Proteins co-encoded in one Arachis hypogaea cultivar Tifrunner chromosome 13, arahy.Tifrunner.gnm2.J5K5, whole genome shotgun sequence genomic window:
- the LOC112737710 gene encoding protein NUCLEAR FUSION DEFECTIVE 6, mitochondrial isoform X1 encodes MATAAARSIFRSSSAARCAFRAAAEAKSSRSTFFRMASNKPLSQSTRRIPVELSFCVESMMPLHTATASALMNSMLAISRHSCGWIPEDCNDDM; translated from the exons ATGGCCACCGCCGCCGCCAGATCCATCTTCCGGTCATCCTCCGCAGCCCGCTGCGCCTTCCGCGCCGCGGCGGAAGCCAAATCCTCTCGCTCAACGTTCTTCCGCATGGCCTCCAATAAACCTCTCTCCCAATCCACTCGCAG GATCCCTGTTGAATTGAGTTTTTGTGTGGAATCGATGATGCCGCTCCACACTGCCACCGCCTCCGCTCTTATGAATTCAATGCTCGCAATTTCTCGCCACAGCTGCGGTTGGATTCCTGAAG ATTGCAATGATGATATGTGA
- the LOC112737709 gene encoding uncharacterized protein At4g28440: protein MATATAAVAAKRKPVFIKVDQLKPGTNGHTLTVKVVSSKPVKTVGTKGPRSSSSMLLSRPSRRPSRISECLIGDETGTVIFTARNEQVDVMNPGATLILRNAKIDMFKGSMRLAVDKWGRIEVTEPASFQVKEDNNLSLVEYELVNVVEE from the exons ATGGCAACAGCAACAGCAGCAGTAGCGGCAAAGAGGAAGCCAGTGTTCATAAAGGTTGACCAGCTGAAACCGGGAACCAACGGTCACACGTTGACCGTTAAAGTCGTTTCTTCGAAGCCAGTCAAGACTGTAGGAACTAAGGGACCTCGATCTTCTTCTTCCATGCTCCTCTCTCGCCCTTCCCGCCGCCCCTCTCGCATCTCCGAGTGCCTCATCGGAGACGAAACCGGCACCGTCATCTTCACCGCTCGTAACGAACAAG TGGACGTTATGAATCCAGGGGCGACGTTAATTCTACGAAATGCAAAGATTGACATGTTCAAGGGATCCATGAGGCTAGCAGTTGATAAATGGGGGAGGATTGAGGTCACTGAACCTGCAAGCTTTCAAGTTAAAGAGGACAACAATCTTTCTTTAGTTGAATATGAACTGGTTAATGTAGTTGAGGAGTGA
- the LOC112737710 gene encoding protein NUCLEAR FUSION DEFECTIVE 6, mitochondrial isoform X3, with amino-acid sequence MATAAARSIFRSSSAARCAFRAAAEAKSSRSTFFRMASNKPLSQSTRRIPVELSFCVESMMPLHTATASALMNSMLAISRHSCGWIPEEGDGS; translated from the exons ATGGCCACCGCCGCCGCCAGATCCATCTTCCGGTCATCCTCCGCAGCCCGCTGCGCCTTCCGCGCCGCGGCGGAAGCCAAATCCTCTCGCTCAACGTTCTTCCGCATGGCCTCCAATAAACCTCTCTCCCAATCCACTCGCAG GATCCCTGTTGAATTGAGTTTTTGTGTGGAATCGATGATGCCGCTCCACACTGCCACCGCCTCCGCTCTTATGAATTCAATGCTCGCAATTTCTCGCCACAGCTGCGGTTGGATTCCTGAAG aAGGAGATGGGTCATGA
- the LOC112737710 gene encoding protein NUCLEAR FUSION DEFECTIVE 6, mitochondrial isoform X4, producing MATAAARSIFRSSSAARCAFRAAAEAKSSRSTFFRMASNKPLSQSTRRIPVELSFCVESMMPLHTATASALMNSMLAISRHSCGWIPEGS from the exons ATGGCCACCGCCGCCGCCAGATCCATCTTCCGGTCATCCTCCGCAGCCCGCTGCGCCTTCCGCGCCGCGGCGGAAGCCAAATCCTCTCGCTCAACGTTCTTCCGCATGGCCTCCAATAAACCTCTCTCCCAATCCACTCGCAG GATCCCTGTTGAATTGAGTTTTTGTGTGGAATCGATGATGCCGCTCCACACTGCCACCGCCTCCGCTCTTATGAATTCAATGCTCGCAATTTCTCGCCACAGCTGCGGTTGGATTCCTGAAG GTAGCTAA
- the LOC112737710 gene encoding protein NUCLEAR FUSION DEFECTIVE 6, mitochondrial isoform X2, which yields MATAAARSIFRSSSAARCAFRAAAEAKSSRSTFFRMASNKPLSQSTRRIPVELSFCVESMMPLHTATASALMNSMLAISRHSCGWIPEGQMQTT from the exons ATGGCCACCGCCGCCGCCAGATCCATCTTCCGGTCATCCTCCGCAGCCCGCTGCGCCTTCCGCGCCGCGGCGGAAGCCAAATCCTCTCGCTCAACGTTCTTCCGCATGGCCTCCAATAAACCTCTCTCCCAATCCACTCGCAG GATCCCTGTTGAATTGAGTTTTTGTGTGGAATCGATGATGCCGCTCCACACTGCCACCGCCTCCGCTCTTATGAATTCAATGCTCGCAATTTCTCGCCACAGCTGCGGTTGGATTCCTGAAG GCCAAATGCAGACTACTTGA
- the LOC112737710 gene encoding protein NUCLEAR FUSION DEFECTIVE 6, mitochondrial isoform X5 — MATAAARSIFRSSSAARCAFRAAAEAKSSRSTFFRMASNKPLSQSTRRIPVELSFCVESMMPLHTATASALMNSMLAISRHSCGWIPEDL; from the exons ATGGCCACCGCCGCCGCCAGATCCATCTTCCGGTCATCCTCCGCAGCCCGCTGCGCCTTCCGCGCCGCGGCGGAAGCCAAATCCTCTCGCTCAACGTTCTTCCGCATGGCCTCCAATAAACCTCTCTCCCAATCCACTCGCAG GATCCCTGTTGAATTGAGTTTTTGTGTGGAATCGATGATGCCGCTCCACACTGCCACCGCCTCCGCTCTTATGAATTCAATGCTCGCAATTTCTCGCCACAGCTGCGGTTGGATTCCTGAAG ATCTGTGA